A window of Micromonospora sp. WMMC415 genomic DNA:
TGCCACGCCGCGACCGTGCCGGGAAGACGCCGGAGAAGTGGCATTCACCTCCCGTTCGCTCGTCGGTGGCCCGGGCACGGCGACGGCGGCGCGGTGGTGAGCCGCGCCGCCGTCGGTTCCTCCGGTCGGGCCGGTCAGGCCTTCTTGGTCAGGCAGAGCAGGTAGCCCGTCTTGCCCGGCTCGATGGCGGAGAAGACGTAGCCCTCCTGGCCCTCCTTGAAGAACTGGTCGCAGGCCGCACCGGTGCGGGCCTGCGCCTCGGTCTGGCCGTCGACCCGACACGACCACCGTGTACGCGGCGTCGGTGGAGGTGCACTCGACCACCTTGGCGCCGTCGACCTCCTCCTGCTCGGAGCCGGTCACCTCGGGCAGCTCGGCGATGCAGTCACCGGCCTTCGCGTCGGCGGTCTCGTCCTTGTTGAAGAAGCCTCCGATCGCCGAACCGACGCCGAACTTGAGACCGGCGATCACCAGGGCGACGACGATCGCGCCGACGATGCCGAGCACCTTCTTGCCACCGGACTTCTTGGCCGGCTCCTCCACCGGCGGCGGCGCCTGAACGCCGGGCTGGGGCTGGGCGGCGTCCGGTGCGGGGGGCGGTGCGACCTGCTCTGACACGGGGATTCCTTCCGAGGGGTGAATGTGCGGACGAAACCGTAGCGATCATCAGCGCCGCCCGCCGCCCCGTGAGCCTCATCCTTTCAGCCATTTCCCAGGAACGAGGAAGGGCCCCTTCTTAACGCCTGGCGAGGTGAAGGGGCCCCTTCTTAACACTCAGCCGGTGGGCTCCGCGCTCGGCGACAGCGCCGTCGGCGACGCGGACCCCGTCGGGGCGGGACTCGCCGTGGGCGCGGGAGTCGCCGTCGACGCGGGAGTCGCCGCGGGCGCGGCTGTGGCGGTCGGCCCGGGCGTGGCCGTGGGCAGCGGCGGGAGCACCGGCTGGGGCGGCGTCGGGTTCAACCGCGGCGCGAACGGCGCCGCGTCCGGGCAGTACGGGTACGGGCGCAGCAGCGGGTTGCCCCGGCCGGTCGGGTCACCGAGGTCAGGACAGTCCGGATAGCCCAGCCGGATCGGGTCGCCGTTCTGGTCGAAGAGCCGGGCGTTCTGCACCAACCGCCCCTCGCTGTCGTACACGAAGACGTCCCGGATGTGGTCGTACCGGCCGTCGATGGAGATCTGCTCGTAGCCGCCGTAGTCGTTCCAGCGGGCACGGTCGTCCACGCTGGCCAGGCCGACCAGGGCGAAGACCACCAGCACGGCGTGCCCGGCGAACAGCAGCCGGCGCTTCGGCCGGCTCAGCCCGGCCGTGTGGTGGCCCAGCCAGATCGAGGCGAGCACGCTACCGCCCAGCAGGACCAGCCCGGCGAGTTCACTGCCGTTGAGGCTCGGCACCAGGCCGAACGAATCACCGGTGGTGATCACCGTGACCAGCATGGCCGCGAGGTAGCCGCGCAGCACCCACCAGGCCGGGTTGAGCAGCCGGAGGAACTCGCTCGCCGTGGCGTACCCCAGGGGTGGTCCGAGCTGGACGTCCCACCGCCGTACCCGGGCGCGGAGCCGGTCCCCGGCGGCGCCGAACCGGCGGCCGAAGCGGCGCCCGCCGCCCGCGACGCCGACGCCGGCCGCCCCGCGCAGCTCGGCGGCGTACGCCTCGGGCTCGCCCAGCCGCTCGACCAGCGACCCGCCGGCCTCGGCGGCGACCTCGGCCAGGTGCTCCGCGAGGTCCTCGGTCAGCTCGTCGCGGACCGGCGGTGGCAGGTCGGCCAGCGCGGCCCGGACCCGGGCGACGTAGTCGGTGATCTCCTGCTCCGAGACGGTCATGCCGCCCTCCCCCGATCGTCGAGCAGTGTGTCCATGGTGGTGGCGAAGGAACGCCAGAGCTTGCCGGACCGGGTCAGCTGGTCGCGGCCGGCGGCGTTGAGTGCGTAGTACTTGCGGTGCGGTCCGACTTCGCTGGGCACGACGTACGTGGTGAGCAGGCCGGCGGCGAAGAGGCGGCGCAGCGTGCCGTACACGGAGGCGTCACCGACCTCGTCCAGGCCGGCCTCGCGCAGGCGGCGCAGGATGTCGTAGCCGTAGCCGTCCTCGTCGCGGAGGACGGCGAGGACCGCGAGGTCCAGCACACCCTTCAAGAGTTGTGTGGTGTCCACGCATTGCACACTAGTGCGCATTGCGAAGTAGCGTCAACGAAACGCGCCGAGGCACGGTTCCGTCGGCTACCGCTGGAGGGACCAGGCGATGCCGTCGAGGATGTCGTGCTCGGAGGCGACGACGGAGTCCATGCCGGCGCGTTCCATGATCACGCGGAGCACCAGGGCGCCGGCCCCGATCACGTCGGCCCGGCCCGGGTGCATCACCGGGATCGCCAGCCGCTCGCCCCGGCTCTTCGCCAGCAGGTCGGCGGTCACGTCGGCCACCGCGTCGTACGACACCCGGGCGTGGTGGATGCGCTCCGGGTCGTACTCGGTGAGGCCCTGGGCGATCGCGACGACGGTCGTCACCGACCCGGCGAGCCCGACCAGCGTGGCGGCCTCCCGGCCCGGCACCACGTCGAGCGCGCGGTCCACCGCGACCGCGATGTCGGCCTGCGCGGCGGCGATCTCGTCCAGGCCCGGCGGGTCGCCGTGCAGGTGCCGCTCGGTCATCCGGACGCACCCGATGTCCATGGAGATCGCGGCGTCGACGCCGTCGGCGCGGGTGCCGACGACGAACTCGGTCGAGCCGCCGCCGATGTCGACCACCAGGTACGGCTCCCGCGCGTCCGCGGGCAGCCCGCGCACCGCCCCGGTGAACGACAGCCGCGCCTCCTCGTCCCCGGTCACCACCTCCGGAGGCACGCCGAGGGTCTCCTGCACCATGGCCCGGAAGTCGGCGGCGTTCTCCGCGTCCCGGCTCGCCGAGGTGGCGCACATCCGGACCCGCTCGGCGCCCAGCTTCTCGATCTCGGCGGCGTAGTCGGCGAGCGCCACCCGGGTCCGCTCGATCGCCTCCGGGGCCAGCCGGCCGGTCCTGTCGACGCCCTGGCCCAGCCGGACGATCTCCATCCGGCGGCTCACGTCGGCCAGCGGCGCGGTGGGGCCCGCCGCCGGGTCGGGCAGGTCGGCGACCAGCAGGCGGATCGAGTTGGTCCCGCAGTCGATGGCGGCCACGCGCGTCGTCACGCCCGCAACCCTACGGCAGGTCGGCTGCCCGGGCCGCGACACCGCAGCCCGTCGCGTGATCGACTCCGTGCCACCGGCATCGCGGTATCCGCAGGTCCCCAACCCCATGATGCCGGCGACAAGGAGTGGATCAAGGGGTCAGAGCCGGAGCAGCATCCGGGTGTTGCCGAGGGTGTTCGGCTTGACCCGCTCCAGGTCGAGGAACTCGGCGACGCCCTCGTCGTACGAACGCAGCAACTGCTCGTACACGGGGTGCGGCACCGGCGCGCCGTCGATCTCGGTGAAGCCGAACGAGGCGAAGAACCGGGTCTCGAAGGTCAGCACGAAGATCCGCGCCACGCCCAGCTCCCGGGCCGCGTCGATCAGCTCGCCGACGATCCGGTGGCCGATCTTGCGGCCGCGGCACGCCGGGTCGACCGCCACCGTACGGATCTCGGCCAGGTCCTCCCACATGACGTGCAGCGCCCCACACCCGACCACGGTGCCGTCCGGCGTGACCGCGACCCGGAACTCCTGCACGTCCTCGTAGAGCGTGACCGTCGCCTTGCTGAGCAGCCGCCGGTCGTCCGTGTACGTGTCGACCAGGCGGCGGATGCCCCGGACGTCGGCCGTCCGGGCACGCCGCACAAGAATCTCGTCGACGGCGGTCATCTCACTCGCCCGCCGGCACGTCCACACACGGCCCGGCGGCCCACCACTGCTCGACCAGGCCGAGCGTCTCGTCACCGAACGGGTTCACCCCCGGGCCGGCGCCGAGCGCGTGCCCGAGGTGCACGTGCAGGCACTTCACCCGGCCCGGCATCCCGCCGGCCGAGATGCCGGCGATCTCCGGCACGTGACCGATCGCCTCCCGCCGGGCCAGGTAGTCCTCGTGCGCCGCCCGGTAGTGCGCGGCCAGCTCCGGATCCTCCGCGAGCCGGTCGGCCATCTCCTTCATCAGCCCGGCCGACTCCAGCCGGCTGCACGCGGCGGTCGCGCGGGGGCAGGTCAGGTAGAACAGCGTCGGGAAGGGAGTGCCGTCGGCCAGGCGCGGCGTCGTCTCCACCACGTCGGGCAGGCCGCACGGACACCGGTGGGCCACCGCCCGCGTGCCGCGCGGCGCGCGGCCGAGCTGCGCGGCCACCGCGGCCAGGTCGGCCTCGGTGGCCGGCTCGCGCTGCGGCAGGGGTACGGAGGCCGCCGCCGGCTCCTGCGGTGGTACGACTGTCACGCTGCTCATTCCTCGTTCGTGCGGGGTGCTGATCCGGTGCTCAGGCGGCGGGCCGTTCGCCGTTGGCCGCCTCCACGCTCGACCAGAGCGTGTCGTACCAGGCGTCGGGGGCTGCCGGCCCGGCCGGGCCGGCCTGACGGCCGGCGTCCCGGGCGGCGCCCTCGGGGTCGCGCAGCACCACCATGATGTTCTCGTCCGGGCGGACCATGAAGAACCGTTCCCGCGCCTTGGCCTCGATGTACTTCGGGTCCTGCCACTTGGCGGCCCGCTCGGAGAGCTCCTTGATCGTCTCCCGCTGCTCCGCCTGGGCGGCCTCCATGCGGGCGATGTCGGCCTGCTGGTCCAGGTAGACCCGGACCGGGTAGGTGTAGCCGAGGGCGAGCGCGATCAGCACCGCGAACAGCACGGTGGCCCGCCCGGTGAAACGTCGGGGGTGGGGTGCGACGAGCCGCTTGACGCTGCCGCCGGCAGCCGCCCGCCGGGCGGCCGGGCGGTTCGCGGAGCGTACTCCGTCGGTGGCGCGGGCCGACGCGCGACCGTCGGTCGACCGCGGCTCCGCGCGGACGCCGCCGTCCCGGACCGGCCGGGCACCGCGAGCCCCGCCCGGCCGGCCGGTCTGACCCGGCCGGCGGGCCGGACGCTGACCACCCGGCGTGCGGCGCTGCTGCATCGTCACACCCCTCCCCCGAGGCTTCGCGACCCTCAGGCCGAACGGTAGCGCGGGAAGGCGCCCGCCCCGGCGTACCGCGCCGCGTCGGCCAGCTCCTCCTCGATCCGCAGCAGCTGGTTGTACTTGGCGACGCGGTCCGACCGGGCCGGGGCGCCGGTCTTGATCTGGCCGCAGCCGGTGGCCACCGCCAGGTCGGCGATGGTGGTGTCCTCGGTCTCGCCGGAGCGGTGGCTCATCATGCACTTGAAACCGGCCCGGTGGGCCAGGTCCACCGCGTCCAGGGTCTCGGTGAGCGAACCGATCTGGTTGACCTTCACGAGGACGGCGTTGGCGGCGTTCTCGGCGATGCCGCGGGCGATGCGCTGCGGGTTGGTGACGAACAGGTCGTCGCCGACGATCTGGATGCGGTCGCCGATGGACGCGGTCAGCGTCTGCCAGCCGGACCAGTCGTCCTCCGCCAGCGGGTCCTCGATGGACACGATCGGGTACTGGTCGGCGAGCTTGGTGTAGTAGGTGCTCATCTCCTCGGCGGTCTTCGTGGCGCCCTCGAAGGTGTAGGTGCCGTTCTCGAAGAACTCCGTGGCCGCCACGTCCAGCGCGAAGACGATGTCGGTGCCGAGCCGGTAGCCGGCCTTCTCGACGGCCTCCGCGATGAGGTCCAGGGCGGCGGCGTTGGTGGGCAGGTTCGGCGCGAAGCCGCCCTCGTCACCGAGGCCGGTGGACAGGTTCTGCTTCTTCAGCACCGACTTGAGCGCGTGGTAGACCTCCGCGCCGGAGCGCAGCGCCTCGCGGAAGCTGGGCGCGCCGATCGGCGCGATCATGAACTCCTGGATGTCGACGTTGGAGTCCGCGTGGGCGCCACCGTTGAGGATGTTCATCATCGGGACCGGCAGCAGGTGCGCGTTCGGCCCGCCGAGGTAGCGGAACAGGCTCAGCTCGGCGCTGCCGGCGGCCGCCTTCGCCACCGCCAGGGAGACGCCCAGGATCGCGTTCGCGCCCAGCTCGCTCTTGTTGTCGGTGCCGTCGATGTCGAGCATCTTCTGGTCGATCAGGCGCTGCTCGCTGGCCTCGTACCCGATCAGCTCGTCGACGATCTTGTCCTCGATGTTCGAGACGGCGTTCTCCACGCCCTTGCCCAGGTAGCGGTCCTTGTCACCGTCGCGCAGCTCGATCGCCTCGAAGGCGCCGGTCGAGGCGCCGGACGGGACCGCGGCGCGGGCGATCGTGCCGTCGTCGAGCCCGACCTCGACCTCGACCGTCGGGTTGCCCCGCGAGTCGAGGATCTCCCGGGCGACGAT
This region includes:
- a CDS encoding septum formation initiator family protein, which produces MQQRRTPGGQRPARRPGQTGRPGGARGARPVRDGGVRAEPRSTDGRASARATDGVRSANRPAARRAAAGGSVKRLVAPHPRRFTGRATVLFAVLIALALGYTYPVRVYLDQQADIARMEAAQAEQRETIKELSERAAKWQDPKYIEAKARERFFMVRPDENIMVVLRDPEGAARDAGRQAGPAGPAAPDAWYDTLWSSVEAANGERPAA
- a CDS encoding Ppx/GppA phosphatase family protein; the protein is MAAIDCGTNSIRLLVADLPDPAAGPTAPLADVSRRMEIVRLGQGVDRTGRLAPEAIERTRVALADYAAEIEKLGAERVRMCATSASRDAENAADFRAMVQETLGVPPEVVTGDEEARLSFTGAVRGLPADAREPYLVVDIGGGSTEFVVGTRADGVDAAISMDIGCVRMTERHLHGDPPGLDEIAAAQADIAVAVDRALDVVPGREAATLVGLAGSVTTVVAIAQGLTEYDPERIHHARVSYDAVADVTADLLAKSRGERLAIPVMHPGRADVIGAGALVLRVIMERAGMDSVVASEHDILDGIAWSLQR
- a CDS encoding DUF501 domain-containing protein, whose translation is MTVVPPQEPAAASVPLPQREPATEADLAAVAAQLGRAPRGTRAVAHRCPCGLPDVVETTPRLADGTPFPTLFYLTCPRATAACSRLESAGLMKEMADRLAEDPELAAHYRAAHEDYLARREAIGHVPEIAGISAGGMPGRVKCLHVHLGHALGAGPGVNPFGDETLGLVEQWWAAGPCVDVPAGE
- the eno gene encoding phosphopyruvate hydratase — encoded protein: MATIEGIVAREILDSRGNPTVEVEVGLDDGTIARAAVPSGASTGAFEAIELRDGDKDRYLGKGVENAVSNIEDKIVDELIGYEASEQRLIDQKMLDIDGTDNKSELGANAILGVSLAVAKAAAGSAELSLFRYLGGPNAHLLPVPMMNILNGGAHADSNVDIQEFMIAPIGAPSFREALRSGAEVYHALKSVLKKQNLSTGLGDEGGFAPNLPTNAAALDLIAEAVEKAGYRLGTDIVFALDVAATEFFENGTYTFEGATKTAEEMSTYYTKLADQYPIVSIEDPLAEDDWSGWQTLTASIGDRIQIVGDDLFVTNPQRIARGIAENAANAVLVKVNQIGSLTETLDAVDLAHRAGFKCMMSHRSGETEDTTIADLAVATGCGQIKTGAPARSDRVAKYNQLLRIEEELADAARYAGAGAFPRYRSA
- a CDS encoding amino-acid N-acetyltransferase; this encodes MTAVDEILVRRARTADVRGIRRLVDTYTDDRRLLSKATVTLYEDVQEFRVAVTPDGTVVGCGALHVMWEDLAEIRTVAVDPACRGRKIGHRIVGELIDAARELGVARIFVLTFETRFFASFGFTEIDGAPVPHPVYEQLLRSYDEGVAEFLDLERVKPNTLGNTRMLLRL
- a CDS encoding PadR family transcriptional regulator, translating into MDTTQLLKGVLDLAVLAVLRDEDGYGYDILRRLREAGLDEVGDASVYGTLRRLFAAGLLTTYVVPSEVGPHRKYYALNAAGRDQLTRSGKLWRSFATTMDTLLDDRGRAA